DNA sequence from the Coffea eugenioides isolate CCC68of chromosome 9, Ceug_1.0, whole genome shotgun sequence genome:
agattatttgaaaaaatattataacATTTTTTGTGGTGTAATACATATGTGATAAAAAGATAGTTAAAAGCATAAAAAAGATGGTTAAAAGATATATTTATGAcgtaaataaaatattatttgagaaaaaaatttgtACCCGAACAAACCCAATACCTATGCATCCTTTCTCCTTTAGACGCttcaaagaaattaaaaaatggtACAATTTTGGAGTAATCAATGCTATCTATATGactactcctattttttctaaaattttcaaactcccTCGGTAGATTGTAGTAAAAGCTCCTATTTTACTCCTATTTTGGAGTAAAAGcatatttatcaaaataatCCTATATATTGTCCCAAATATATTTTGATGCTCAAGATTATTTTGACTGGACCAGACTTTGGAGATTTAAATAGATATGATGCCTTTCAACATATCAAAgttatgaaatttgatgaattaGATATAAAGATTTACCCTCAACAAAAAGAATATGAATTGACGTAAAAATTAACGTAAGCTCTTTGGGATTCGAAAGAAAagaatatgaattttttttctaaagatAAAATATATTATCAAAGAGCCTTGGAATAAGGATTATGGGGGGTGATGGTATTGGAGACGAGTTCTCCAAGTTTCTTCTCGTGTAAGTTGACCGGAATTTCGGGCTCTATGATCCGGTTTAAAGCCCAAGAATGAATATACGTGGGTGAGAGGGCCAAACTGATATgcccagaaaaagaaaaattaggatCTTCATTTCCATCTAGGCCGAATATCTTCCTAGCTTTAGGGTATTCATTCTGACTCGTGACTCAGACTTGTTTTGTCTTATTTATAGGTCTTGTATTTGGGTGATTAGGGTGTACAAACCAATCACAAATTTGCCTGTCAACTCTGCTTTCGTAAATGTTCCTTTTGTTATCCAGAATTTAAACAGATTTGAGGCCCGGTTTGAGTGCCTTGTTTGTTTCTCAAATTTTTGAGATACCTATTTCCGTTGCATACCTATTTTCTTTGCTAACAAGGGAGAGTCACTTTTTACTCTGTGCAATCTTCAATATTTCCATGTCAATTTTTCCATATGTCATtattgcaaaaaataaaaaaaaaaagacttgaTTGTGactttttgttttatttcacaACAGAATTCACCAAAAGCaatttaaagaaagaaaaaaaaaacttgattgtgacttttattttatttcacaaTGGAAATTACCAAAAGGAACATATTTCAATTATTTAGGGCAATTATACTGTCTCGACTCCTAAGCTCTCACCTAAAATGAGCTAAATGATATAATAGGAGAGCGGAGAATGAGTTTAACAGTTTACATATACAGAGTAGGAACATATTTCAATTTTCCCTAGAATCGTACACGCTAATAGAGATTGACCGGCAAACGTGGTTCTGGGATCATGGTAAGTGAAATCCTTGGATGAGTTGAGATACCATAGAGTTCTTCCGTGCAAATTTCTTCGGGTTTCATGCCATGAGGCAATTTCCAGTTGAATCCATGCAGCAAGTTGGCCAACATTGTTCCAACAAGTTTGAGTGCAAGGACATAGCCTGGGCACATCCTCCGACCTGAGCTAAAGGGCAACAGCTCAAAGTTATGTCCCTTGACGTCGATATCCTTCCCCAAAAACCTCTCTGGAATGAATTCTTCAGGAGAATCCCAATACTTTGAGTTCCTCCCCATACTCCATGTGTTTATAAGCACCGTTGTTCCTTTAGCAATGTGATAACCAGCTACAGTGCAATCCTCAAGGGCATAATGGGGTGCAAGCAGCGTTGCCAGTGGATGTAACCTAAAAGTTTCCTTTATGATCGCCCCTAGAAAAGGTAGCTTTGAGAAATCAGCCTCTTCCACCCACTTATCTTTCCCTATCACACTATCAAGCTCTTCGGTTGCCTTTTCAATGAGATGTGGATGTTTGAGAAGTTCATTCATTGCCCAGTCTACTGTGGACGCCGAGGTATCGGTACCACCAACAAGCAAGTCCTGGACATGATCAAATATTGGTAAAGTTAGTCCTGCCATGATCAAATGCTGATGAAGTATCATGCTTGACAACATATTGAAGGCAAAAAACCTCTTAATCAGAATAAAAAAGACAGTTATGTTTAATGGCGCATTGTACTAAGCTAAAGTGCTAGCGTTAAGATTCAGTAAGTTAAAGAGGTAAAGAGATCTGGAAATTTGATTAGACAATGAGAAGAAATAGCACCAGAATTAGCCCTTTCATCTGATCTCCGGTGAGTTTAACCTGGAGATCAGGATCTTCAGTATGTTGCAATAGAATGTCCACCATGTCCTTAGGGATAAAATCTTTCTCCGTTTTCCTCCTGGCCCGATGATCATCAAGCACATGGTTTTGGAATCTATCAAATTTGTTGTAAAgttctttcatttgctttacGTAACCTTGGAGGTCAAATCTGTCGAGCCACGGAATCCAATCCCCA
Encoded proteins:
- the LOC113781926 gene encoding flavonoid 3'-monooxygenase-like; its protein translation is MESTWLLLALAWLVALAFLSKVFTRKRLKLNHPPGPKPWPIIGNLNLIGSIPHQSLHLLSLKYGEIMQLKLGSSPVVIASSPEMAKEFLQTHDSIFASRPTTAAAKYTSYNCSGMLWAPYGPHWRQVRKIGLTQIFSTKRLDSYESIRIKERHAFMSRLYALSGKPVVLRDHLIRFTLSAACQMVLSNKYFAQSEGDGSVVTFEELQEMIETWFLLGGVFNIGDWIPWLDRFDLQGYVKQMKELYNKFDRFQNHVLDDHRARRKTEKDFIPKDMVDILLQHTEDPDLQVKLTGDQMKGLILDLLVGGTDTSASTVDWAMNELLKHPHLIEKATEELDSVIGKDKWVEEADFSKLPFLGAIIKETFRLHPLATLLAPHYALEDCTVAGYHIAKGTTVLINTWSMGRNSKYWDSPEEFIPERFLGKDIDVKGHNFELLPFSSGRRMCPGYVLALKLVGTMLANLLHGFNWKLPHGMKPEEICTEELYGISTHPRISLTMIPEPRLPVNLY